From Natronospira bacteriovora, one genomic window encodes:
- a CDS encoding ABC transporter ATP-binding protein, which yields MSKDILIRMRGITRVYTTEEVETHALGGLDLDVARGDFLALEGPSGCGKSTLLSILGLLDTPTSGEYELAGVPIHEIDAEERARLRNQEIGFIFQSFNLIPEMTVADNVGLPLTYRKGVYAKERRERVMASLERVNMEHRAGHFPGQLSGGQQQRVAVARALVGGPSLLLADEPTGNLDSENGEAVMRMLDELHGNGATIVMVTHDPRYASQAAHRLPMLDGRIAERDAA from the coding sequence ATGAGCAAGGACATTCTCATTCGCATGCGGGGCATCACCCGCGTCTACACCACCGAGGAGGTGGAAACTCATGCCCTGGGGGGGCTCGATCTGGATGTCGCGCGTGGGGATTTCCTCGCCCTGGAAGGGCCATCGGGCTGCGGCAAGTCCACGCTGCTGTCGATTCTCGGTCTGCTGGATACACCCACCAGCGGTGAATATGAGCTGGCCGGTGTGCCGATCCACGAGATTGATGCCGAGGAGCGGGCGCGCCTGCGCAACCAGGAGATCGGCTTTATCTTTCAGAGCTTCAATCTGATACCGGAAATGACGGTCGCGGATAACGTGGGCCTGCCTCTGACTTATAGAAAAGGCGTGTACGCGAAAGAACGCCGGGAGCGGGTAATGGCCTCACTCGAGCGCGTCAACATGGAACACCGGGCCGGGCATTTCCCGGGCCAGTTGTCCGGTGGCCAACAGCAGCGTGTGGCTGTCGCCCGCGCCCTGGTGGGTGGGCCCTCCCTGCTGCTGGCCGACGAACCCACCGGCAATCTGGACAGTGAAAACGGCGAAGCCGTGATGCGGATGCTGGATGAGCTGCATGGCAATGGCGCCACCATCGTCATGGTGACCCATGACCCGCGTTATGCCTCCCAGGCCGCCCACCGCCTGCCCATGCTGGATGGCCGTATCGCCGAACGCGACGCCGCCTGA